TTTGTTCAAAGCCGTGGGCAATTGTCCCAAAATAGGCCGCAATTTCGTCAGGTTGGGCAATTCAATACTCAATCCGGAGTTTATCGACCCGAAGTTAAGGGAACTGGCTATTTTACGGGTTGGCAATTTGCTCAGGTCGGAATACGAGTTCACCAAGCATGTAACCATAGGCCTGGACGTTGGCGTGGCTAAAGGCCAGATAGACGAGCTTTCCAATTGGGCATCTTCGAAGAAGTTCACCGATATAGAACGTGCTGTTTTGCAATACACCGATGAGGTAACGCTGAACGTTAAGGTCAGCGACAGCACCTTTGCTAGTTTGAAGAGATTTTTTGATGACAGGGCAATCGTCAAGCTTACGGCAACCATCGGCTACTATGGAATGGTATCCAGGATACTGGTGGCTCTGCAGATAGAACTGGAACCTGGCGAAAAGGCTTTCATACCGAAATACTAAGGCGCTGCATTCAGGGAGGTTCATTCTATGTTGAGATTAAAAGATAAGGTGGCAATTGTATCGGGCGCCGGCTCCATAAGGCCTGGTATGGGGAACGGGAAGACAACCGCCATCTTATTTGCCAGGGAGGGAGCAAAGGTAATCGCCGTGGACAAGAATCTTGAAGCGGCTGAAGAAACGGTCAGATTAATTGTTGGAGAAGGTGGTGAGGCAAGGGCAATACAGGCCGATGTGACCAGGGAAGCGGAGGCTAAAAAAGTTATCGATGCAACGGTGTCTACTTATGGCAAGCTGGATATACTGTTTAATAATGTAGGTATCGGCCTGGGTGGTAGCGGCCTTAAGGTGACCGAGGAAGAATGGGATGCTATCATGGATACAAACCTCAAAAGTATACTCTTTATGTGCAAATATGCCGTGCCGGAGATGAGGAAAGTTGGCGGTGGAGCCATCGTTAATAATGCATCTATGGCAGCATTTTACAGTCACCGCATCTATGCCTACGCTACTTCAAAAGCCGGTGTTATGGCATTGACCAGGTCTCTAGCAGTGGGAATGGCGAAGGATAACATCAGGGTGAACTGCGTGGCGCCCGGCTATATAGACACTCCAATGGTTCAAGCTATTATGAACGAGAAGCGTGAGCGTAGTATTGAAGAACGCGTTCCAATGCGCAGACACGGTAAAGCTGAGGAAGTAGCCTATGCCGTCCTTTTCCTGGCATCAGACGAAGCTTCTTTCATAACCGGGCAAACTATCTGCATTGACGGCGGCATGTCGGCGACGTGATACTGCAGACCTGAAGGCTTTTTTATTTGCTTTTCCTGATTTTTTCGAGAGATGCCTTAGCATGGGGTGCCATGCCCCAGAATTTGGTCAGCTTTTCACAGGCATATTCATCGCAGTAGGCGCAGTTCTCGACACCCTTTTCCTTGCCGCACTTCCTTATCCCGCAAACATAGCAGTAATTGATGATTCTTTTGCTGTCGGACTTGCAGCCATCGCAGTTAATGTCCTCTGGTTTGATGGCCATGTTGTACTGCTTAGACCACATCTCGGCGACATTCTTCCTTTTGGCGTCATCGTTTTTCTGAGTCGCCTCAAATGCCGGGCATTCAGTGCAGACTATTCCACAGTAGGCAATCATCTTGTCCATGGTTTCCTCCTTTGGTTGGCGTCCGGCGGGTTATCTTTTAGAAAGCTTGGCTTTCGCCTTGCGCCATCGCGTGAAATAGAGTACCACAACCAGGATGATAATCCAAACAGGGCTGAATATCACCAGCCAGATAGCTATGTTAGCTAATGCCTTGCCAAAGGTAGCCAGGCCACGAATCGCCGATTTGAGGGTCTCCAGAGCGCTCCAGCCGGTTCCGTCTATGGGCTTTGTTTTCTGTAAACTTACCTCGATAAGCGCCATGTCCGAGGTGCGCTCCAGATACTGAATGCGCCCCTTAATCCGTTCGATTTCCTGTCGCACGTTGGAGAGTTGCTGGTACACCTTTAGTGTGTCTTCCACCGTCTCGGCTTTCTTGAGCAGTTCCAGATATTGGGCTTCGGTTGCTTCCAGGTTGCGAAGCTGAGCCTGCAGGTCGGTGTACTCTTCAGTTACGTCTTGACTGTCGGTGCTCTCGTTAGTCACCTTGACTGCTAGTTTGCGGAGTTTCTCGAAAGCTTCATCGAAGCGGTCAGACGGTACTCGAATCGAAATTCTGCCATAGGTTATGTCTTTATCTCCTTGCTTATTGGAGGAGACTACATAGCCATCTAATTCTTTGGCAACTCTGGTGACGCCAGTAATAGCCTCGGTTATATCGTTCACCTCCAGCGTCATATAGCCAGTCTTCACCAGTCTGCGGTCTATATCTGCCCCTTCAGATTCAGTGGGAGCATAGCTTGATGCAGCTTCATAGGCGTAATTCTTAGATATTCCTCCTGCCGCTGGAAACACTCTCTCTGCCGATGGTGCTGGTGGCGGTATTGGACTTTGTTTGGCTGCACAGCCTGCAGCCAGTACCAGCCCCAGGATTAGAAGTACAGGTATGACGATTTTAGCTAGCCTGTTCATTTTTACCTCCTTTTGTCCTTTTCTTTTAGTAATATACGGATAATCTGGAAAAGTATTACAGATTAACGAACCAATGCCTTTAAAGTTTATATTTTAATGGCTAAGCCTATTTCTTCTTAATCGGATATCGGATGGTAGTCTTCTGGACTTTGGCTCGAGGCGATGTCAGGTATTCTTCCTCGTGAACACCGGCTATTTCGTAGCCGTTTTCCTCAATAAATTTATGCAGTCGCTCAACTGTAGGTTGTTCCTGGCTGTAAGAGCCGATGTGGAGGAGTTGAGCCACAGTTCCATAGTCCCACTGCTCGATTTTGACTTCAATACCGGCAGTTTTCTGTGGGAGGGATGTTATTTTGTCAGGGATAGGCAGTCCCCAGATGCCGAGCCAGTCGTTCTTGGGGGCAAGATGGGCATTAGGCCAGCGCGCCCGCAGGCCGCTGACTTTGAACTCAATGCCCTTCTTTTTCAAGTCGAACTTCAGCTTGTAAACCGAACCGTATAGCGCCGGCAGGAATTCAGCCGCAACTTTGTTGGGGTCGCCTTTCGTGTAGACGACAGCCATCTTCTGTGATGGCATGTGGAGTATCTGTGGCTCTTTCTTAGTCGTTGATTTCTGCGATGTCATGTAAGCACCTCCTGGAGCTTTAGCGGTTGCTATGTGCCTAATTATACATCTGACTGGTCTAAAGTAGAATGCCCAAGAGGCGAATCTGATATAATATTTGAATGCTGGGCTAGCTTTGTAGCCATCACTCTCTATCGGTTTTGGACTAGTAAAGCAGAGAGGGGGCATTAATGGGTCAGTCTATAGTTGAAGAACTAGAGCCGCTATTCAATCCCAAGTCAGTTGCTGTAGTCGGGGCAACAAACAACTGGAACAAGTGGGGATGCTTGACTTTCACCAGCGCCCTAAATGGTTTCCGTGGTCCAGTATACCCGGTGAACAATAAAGAAAATGAAATCTTGGGCCATAAAGCCTTTGCCCGCATAAGTGATATACCGGAGCCGGTTGACCTTGCTGTCTTCGTTATCCCGGCTCCCATCGTTGCCTCAGTCATGGAGGACTGTGTGGCCAAGGGTGTGAAGGCGGGAGTAATTATTTCAGCTGGCTTTGCCGAGATTGGAGAAGAGGGGAAGAAGCTGCAGGATGAAGTTTTGAGGATTGCCAGAAAAGGTGGGATTCGTTTCATTGGCCCTAACTGCATGGGATTCTGGAGCGCCTCGTCCGATTTGAGGGCATTTATGTTTCCGTTGCCGGTTGAGGATGGGCCATTGGCTTTTGTATCGCAAGGTGGGAACGTTGGCGGTGCTGTGGTGACATCCGGCCACATGCGCGGAATAGGTTTTCATCGTTACGTAAGCTGCGGTTGTGCTGCGGACATACAGATTGAGGACTACATAGAGTACTTCGGTGAGGACCCACAAGTAAAAGTCATTCTGGCATATATAGAAGGCTTGGTTGATGGCGGGCGTTTCTTAGAGAAGGTAAAAAAAGTGACTCCGAAGAAGCCAGTCATCGTTCTGAAGCCGGGCAAAACGGACGCTGCTGCCAAGGCGATAACGTCTCACTCCGGGGCGCTGGCGGGTTCTGATGAGGCTTATGAGGCT
This window of the Chloroflexota bacterium genome carries:
- a CDS encoding carboxymuconolactone decarboxylase family protein is translated as MARVKLVEKEQADEVIKEMFQKLEDRRVPVLNLFKAVGNCPKIGRNFVRLGNSILNPEFIDPKLRELAILRVGNLLRSEYEFTKHVTIGLDVGVAKGQIDELSNWASSKKFTDIERAVLQYTDEVTLNVKVSDSTFASLKRFFDDRAIVKLTATIGYYGMVSRILVALQIELEPGEKAFIPKY
- a CDS encoding glucose 1-dehydrogenase; this translates as MLRLKDKVAIVSGAGSIRPGMGNGKTTAILFAREGAKVIAVDKNLEAAEETVRLIVGEGGEARAIQADVTREAEAKKVIDATVSTYGKLDILFNNVGIGLGGSGLKVTEEEWDAIMDTNLKSILFMCKYAVPEMRKVGGGAIVNNASMAAFYSHRIYAYATSKAGVMALTRSLAVGMAKDNIRVNCVAPGYIDTPMVQAIMNEKRERSIEERVPMRRHGKAEEVAYAVLFLASDEASFITGQTICIDGGMSAT
- a CDS encoding DUF3795 domain-containing protein encodes the protein MIAYCGIVCTECPAFEATQKNDDAKRKNVAEMWSKQYNMAIKPEDINCDGCKSDSKRIINYCYVCGIRKCGKEKGVENCAYCDEYACEKLTKFWGMAPHAKASLEKIRKSK
- a CDS encoding DUF4349 domain-containing protein, whose protein sequence is MNRLAKIVIPVLLILGLVLAAGCAAKQSPIPPPAPSAERVFPAAGGISKNYAYEAASSYAPTESEGADIDRRLVKTGYMTLEVNDITEAITGVTRVAKELDGYVVSSNKQGDKDITYGRISIRVPSDRFDEAFEKLRKLAVKVTNESTDSQDVTEEYTDLQAQLRNLEATEAQYLELLKKAETVEDTLKVYQQLSNVRQEIERIKGRIQYLERTSDMALIEVSLQKTKPIDGTGWSALETLKSAIRGLATFGKALANIAIWLVIFSPVWIIILVVVLYFTRWRKAKAKLSKR